A part of Tolypothrix sp. PCC 7910 genomic DNA contains:
- a CDS encoding non-ribosomal peptide synthetase, whose protein sequence is MIRTQLVHHLFEYQANCASDKVAVLFPALCGGTKHETLTYRELNQRANKLARYLRDQGVQPDMLVGLFVEPSLDMIVGMLAILKAGGAYLPLDITYPQERLAFMIQDAQVSLLLTQQNLRYKLPKNDCIVISIDSNCEEIDQQCTENLESTITGDNLAYVVYTSGSTGTPKGVAITHRAVQNLVINQNYIQVNSSDIIAQASNISFDAATFEIWAPLLHGAKLVGIPKETALSPKLLATHLREQQVSVLFITTALFNQVAGDVPDAFSQLRYLLFGGEAVTPHWVAEVLKHGAPANLLHMYGPTENTTFSTWYRVNDVPMDAKTIPIGRPIANSVAYIFDENQQPVPDNTPGELYVGGLGLARGYLNREELTATRFMNTSWSGGERLYRTGDLVRCLADGNIEFLDRIDNQVKVRGFRMELGEIESALVEHPTVYQAIVIVREDQPDDKRIVAYIVPASEQVMNTNELRSLLKAKLPDYMIPQGFVYLESLPLTPNGKVDRRALPEPNSIGQESIDVVAPRTVTEANLVLTWSNVLKRQSVSIYDNFFDLGGHSLLAIQVIAQVERKFQLSLPVSQFFASPTIAEQAQWLDHTAREQGVQLPAIQASGRQGPLPLSFPQRQLWFFDQLHPFEPVYNETIVLHMPEAIEVVVLEQALNILLHRHEIFRTTFTTVKEQPAQIIHSSGSFSIRKVDLSELPLDEREATAHQLATSELKERFNLEELPLFRVTLIKLEETDWRFYLSAHHIILDGISIYNIFLPELESVYHSLVAGQPVSLPELPLQYVDFAAWQNQWLTDETLTSQLNYWKQKLANLPVLQLPTDLPYAAKTSYRGARQCLELSQELTRQLKSLSRQEGVTLFITLTTIINILLYRYTGQEDLAIGTVHSGRSQIEVQSIIGDFLNNLVLRTDVSGDPSFRELLTRVKTVVSEAYQYPDVPFEKLVNALQPERIAHQNPLFQVAFVMEPPLPTQNLHWRLSQLDIHSGTSKFDLLIELDDRPEGIIGRIEYSSDLFDDTTITRMIGHLQTLSQGVVADPDQSISRLPLLTEDEWQFLMSRNTVISYPQDTCLHDLFTAQVQRTPDNVAVVFEGSQLTYAELDQRSNQLAYYLQQHGIQSNALVAICIERSLEMVIAIYAVIKAGGAYLPIDPHYPAERIIFILEDAQPSLLLTQSHIKSQITQPLDQNCPTICIDTGWTLIQQQPKTTIHSSVTSDHVAYVIYTSGSTGKPKGVLVQHKAIVNRLLWMQDEYLLSSSDRILQKTPFTFDVSVWEFFWPLLAGACLVVARPEGHKDPGYLVDIIQREQITTLHFVPPMLSIFLEHPQVSNCRSLRQVMCSGEALAYELQERFFQRLSQAELHNLYGPTEASVDVTYWHCQRDSARRIVPIGYPVANTQIYILNKSLQPAPVGMAGELHIGGIQLAQGYLNRPQLTTEKFIPNPFIHDLNARLYKTGDLARFLSNGAIEYLGRIDHQVKLHGLRIEIGEIESVLGQHTLVCEVVVMVRTTQANNKQLVAYVVPHQPVVPGREQSLIAEMRTFCLSKLPQGMVPAVFVFLDKLPLTLAGKVDRRALPEPDLSASLRISTFVAPQTSTEKLLTEIWSEVLGISQVSIHDNFFNLGGDSMRAIQVLAQTNQHGIDLSLAQLFEQQTIYALAKLCKSQPETATKNIVQVTAFSLISGADRQKLPDDVEDAFPLSVLQAGMIYHTERDPGTDVYHDLMGSRICLPLVLGELRQVLKELSQRHPVLRTSIALMGFSEPLQLIHRDVTIPLMVEDLQHLSFVEQEKVIDGWFIEEKQQGFDWQKAPLLCVKIHQRDTNCFNLTLSFHHIILEGWSIAMLVTELFQLYLAALRKETTPLAPPPVSLFRDFVATEQRVVQSETAKNYWINKFADKPLSQLPRWPASYRSKDQPGVLEIKVPLELSERLKQLAYTARVPFKSVLLAAHLRMLKRHCNQSEITTGLVTNIRPETVDADRVLGLYLNTLPFYLNLSGGTWIDLVQATFKAEQEDIAFREYPLAELQRHLGHSPFETIFNIVHFHVYQDLLEHEELNGINEKVFQRTNFPLLTSFVLDPRSAQLDRIVIDYDGHEICFEQVKAIGDSYIGILEAMAAQPESRYEMQILPPASLQMAGLGKQDNLVIPDSEVCCIHTLFEDQVERTPDAIALAFHAIESTPSIAIHLSYRELNQRANQLAHYLKSFGVGTETLVGICVERTPEMVVGILGILKAGGAYIPFDPCYPQARLAFMLEDAQIQVMITQSTLLERLPEYKGSIVCLDTEKDLVLQQSQENLVDSIKPTNLAYVLYTSGSTGQPKGVAIEHRQTANLLYWAKNTFLLEELRGVLAATSLNFDLSVFEIFAPLSWGGKVIVAENILQLPCLADQEVITLINTVPSLMTNFVIEHLPASVQVVNFAGESLKGTLVQQIYDKGTVDKVFNLYGPTEATTYATWELIEKGQTDPLTIGNPIRATEAYILDEHLQPVPIGVPGELHLGGFGIARGYLERTELTDEKFIPHPFSPEPGNRLYKTGDLARYLPDNTIEYLGRIDHQVKIRGFRIELQEIEVVLMRHTKVSNAVVIARQNTLGATYITAYLVTKETQQIPACELRSILKMYLPNYMMPEFFVTLDALPLKTNGKIDYQSLPVPVQIQSSVKLEYVAPRTLDEQKLASIWEDLLSIENVGVNDNFFELGGHSILGMEMIARAFHQGLQLTIKQLYQTPTIAAMLGKSIQ, encoded by the coding sequence TTGATCCGCACACAACTAGTTCATCACCTCTTTGAATATCAGGCTAACTGTGCATCAGATAAAGTAGCAGTGTTGTTCCCTGCACTGTGTGGGGGGACAAAGCACGAAACTTTAACATATCGAGAATTAAATCAACGCGCAAATAAACTTGCTCGCTATCTGAGAGATCAGGGAGTTCAACCAGACATGTTGGTTGGTCTATTTGTTGAACCTTCCTTGGATATGATTGTTGGGATGCTAGCTATTCTTAAGGCGGGTGGGGCATATCTTCCTCTTGACATAACCTACCCGCAAGAGCGGTTAGCATTCATGATTCAAGATGCTCAAGTTTCTTTGCTTCTAACACAGCAAAACCTGAGATATAAGCTCCCCAAAAACGATTGTATTGTGATTAGTATTGACTCTAATTGTGAAGAGATTGATCAGCAATGCACTGAGAATTTGGAAAGTACCATTACAGGTGATAACCTAGCTTATGTTGTGTATACTTCAGGCTCGACTGGGACACCCAAAGGAGTCGCGATTACACATAGAGCAGTACAAAATCTTGTCATTAATCAAAACTATATACAAGTTAATTCATCTGATATTATTGCTCAAGCATCTAATATTTCTTTTGATGCAGCGACATTTGAGATTTGGGCACCGCTACTGCATGGTGCAAAACTGGTTGGCATTCCCAAAGAGACGGCGCTATCACCAAAGCTTTTAGCTACCCACTTGCGTGAGCAGCAGGTCAGTGTTCTGTTTATAACTACAGCATTATTCAATCAAGTTGCTGGAGATGTCCCAGATGCTTTCAGCCAGTTGCGCTATCTCTTGTTTGGTGGTGAAGCCGTTACACCTCATTGGGTTGCCGAAGTTCTCAAGCACGGTGCACCTGCCAACCTATTACATATGTATGGACCGACGGAAAACACAACTTTTTCGACATGGTATCGGGTGAATGATGTGCCAATGGATGCCAAGACAATTCCCATTGGTCGGCCCATTGCTAATTCTGTTGCCTATATTTTCGATGAAAATCAACAACCTGTCCCAGACAACACTCCTGGTGAACTGTATGTTGGTGGTTTGGGTCTCGCTCGTGGTTATCTGAATCGGGAAGAGTTAACTGCAACCAGATTTATGAATACCTCCTGGAGCGGGGGAGAGCGACTGTACCGTACTGGTGACTTGGTGCGCTGTTTAGCTGATGGCAACATTGAGTTTTTGGATCGCATTGATAATCAGGTAAAAGTCCGTGGGTTCCGGATGGAGTTGGGAGAAATCGAGTCTGCTTTAGTAGAGCATCCAACTGTTTATCAAGCTATTGTCATTGTTCGAGAAGATCAACCAGATGATAAGCGCATCGTAGCCTATATTGTGCCTGCTAGTGAGCAGGTGATGAATACGAATGAGCTTCGCAGTCTGTTGAAGGCAAAGCTGCCTGATTACATGATCCCGCAGGGCTTTGTCTATCTAGAGTCACTACCTCTGACTCCAAATGGCAAAGTTGATCGACGTGCATTGCCAGAACCCAATTCTATTGGCCAGGAGTCCATCGATGTAGTTGCGCCACGCACAGTCACTGAAGCAAATCTGGTTCTTACCTGGAGCAATGTTCTAAAACGGCAGTCGGTCAGTATTTATGATAACTTCTTCGATCTGGGTGGTCATTCACTACTGGCAATACAGGTGATCGCCCAAGTAGAACGCAAGTTTCAGCTTAGCCTACCAGTTAGTCAATTCTTTGCCTCACCCACGATTGCAGAGCAAGCTCAATGGCTTGATCATACGGCTAGAGAGCAAGGAGTGCAACTACCCGCTATCCAGGCTAGCGGACGGCAAGGGCCACTACCACTGTCATTTCCTCAACGGCAATTGTGGTTTTTTGATCAACTTCATCCGTTTGAACCGGTCTACAACGAGACGATTGTGCTGCATATGCCAGAAGCAATTGAGGTTGTTGTCTTGGAACAGGCACTCAACATTCTGCTGCATCGACATGAAATCTTTCGCACAACCTTTACAACAGTTAAAGAACAACCAGCGCAAATCATTCATTCATCAGGATCGTTTTCTATTCGCAAAGTTGATCTGTCTGAGTTACCACTTGATGAAAGGGAAGCAACAGCACACCAATTGGCAACATCAGAGTTAAAGGAACGTTTTAATCTAGAGGAATTGCCGTTATTTCGAGTAACGCTAATTAAATTAGAAGAAACAGACTGGCGCTTTTACCTGAGTGCCCATCACATTATTCTGGATGGGATCTCGATATATAATATTTTCCTGCCAGAACTGGAATCTGTTTATCACTCCTTAGTAGCTGGTCAACCTGTATCATTACCAGAATTGCCCCTTCAGTATGTGGATTTTGCAGCGTGGCAGAATCAATGGTTAACGGATGAAACTCTTACCAGTCAACTGAATTACTGGAAACAAAAACTCGCTAACTTACCCGTATTACAGTTGCCCACCGATCTCCCTTATGCCGCAAAAACTTCCTATCGGGGTGCTAGGCAATGTTTAGAGCTATCTCAAGAATTAACCAGACAACTAAAGAGCTTAAGTCGGCAGGAAGGTGTCACCCTATTTATCACCTTAACTACAATCATCAACATTTTGCTCTACCGCTACACTGGACAGGAAGATCTAGCAATTGGCACTGTTCACAGTGGACGTAGCCAGATAGAAGTCCAGAGCATAATTGGCGATTTCTTGAATAACCTTGTCTTACGCACTGATGTTTCTGGTGATCCAAGTTTTCGGGAGCTTTTAACACGGGTAAAAACAGTAGTTTCTGAAGCTTATCAGTATCCCGACGTGCCGTTTGAGAAGTTGGTTAATGCTTTACAGCCTGAGCGGATTGCACACCAAAATCCATTGTTTCAGGTTGCTTTTGTTATGGAACCGCCGTTACCAACCCAAAATTTACATTGGAGGTTGAGCCAATTAGACATTCATAGTGGAACCAGCAAGTTTGATCTCTTGATTGAACTGGATGACCGCCCTGAGGGGATCATAGGTCGCATTGAGTACAGCAGCGACCTATTTGACGATACAACTATTACCCGTATGATTGGTCATCTTCAGACTTTGAGTCAAGGAGTTGTAGCTGATCCCGACCAATCGATTTCACGGTTACCCTTGTTAACGGAAGATGAATGGCAGTTTTTGATGAGCCGGAACACAGTAATCTCCTACCCACAAGATACCTGTCTCCATGATCTCTTTACTGCCCAGGTTCAGCGAACTCCTGATAATGTTGCTGTAGTCTTTGAGGGAAGCCAACTCACCTATGCTGAGTTAGATCAGCGCTCCAATCAACTCGCTTACTATCTCCAGCAGCATGGTATTCAATCCAATGCTTTAGTCGCGATATGTATTGAGCGATCGTTAGAGATGGTCATTGCCATATACGCTGTAATCAAGGCTGGTGGAGCCTATTTACCCATAGATCCACATTATCCAGCAGAGCGCATAATTTTCATTCTTGAAGATGCACAACCCTCTCTGTTACTAACGCAATCTCATATAAAATCTCAGATTACTCAGCCCCTAGATCAAAATTGCCCAACAATTTGCATTGACACTGGCTGGACACTTATTCAGCAACAGCCTAAAACAACAATCCATAGTAGTGTTACATCTGATCACGTCGCCTATGTTATCTATACCTCTGGCTCAACAGGTAAGCCAAAAGGTGTCTTAGTTCAACATAAGGCAATCGTTAACCGTTTGCTTTGGATGCAAGATGAATACCTTCTTAGCTCATCGGACCGTATCTTACAAAAGACTCCCTTTACATTTGATGTTTCAGTATGGGAGTTTTTCTGGCCTTTATTAGCTGGGGCTTGTTTGGTTGTTGCACGTCCTGAAGGACATAAAGATCCTGGTTATCTAGTCGATATTATTCAACGTGAGCAGATCACAACTTTGCACTTTGTGCCACCCATGCTGTCGATATTTTTGGAACATCCACAGGTCTCGAACTGTAGATCCCTCCGGCAGGTCATGTGTAGTGGTGAGGCTTTAGCCTATGAGTTGCAAGAGCGATTCTTTCAGCGTTTGAGCCAGGCGGAATTGCATAATCTTTATGGTCCTACTGAAGCGTCAGTGGATGTAACTTATTGGCACTGTCAACGGGATAGTGCACGACGCATTGTGCCGATAGGATATCCTGTTGCCAATACTCAGATATATATTCTCAATAAATCTCTTCAACCTGCCCCAGTTGGCATGGCAGGTGAGTTACATATTGGTGGTATACAGTTAGCACAAGGGTATCTAAATCGCCCACAGTTAACTACTGAGAAATTTATTCCCAATCCCTTCATTCATGACTTAAATGCACGTCTCTATAAAACAGGTGACCTGGCTCGTTTCTTATCCAATGGAGCAATTGAATACTTAGGAAGGATTGATCACCAAGTTAAACTTCATGGACTGCGGATAGAAATAGGCGAAATTGAAAGCGTACTGGGTCAGCATACTCTTGTGTGTGAGGTCGTAGTCATGGTACGTACAACTCAGGCTAATAATAAGCAACTAGTAGCTTATGTAGTCCCTCATCAGCCTGTAGTACCAGGCCGTGAGCAATCTCTCATTGCAGAAATGCGTACCTTCTGCCTAAGTAAACTACCACAAGGTATGGTTCCAGCAGTTTTTGTGTTTCTAGATAAACTACCTTTGACATTGGCTGGAAAAGTTGATCGCCGCGCACTTCCTGAACCAGATTTGAGCGCATCCTTACGAATATCAACCTTTGTAGCACCTCAAACCTCAACTGAAAAACTGCTCACTGAGATCTGGTCTGAAGTATTAGGTATTAGTCAGGTTAGCATTCACGATAATTTCTTCAATTTAGGTGGAGACTCCATGCGAGCTATCCAGGTGCTCGCTCAAACAAATCAGCATGGCATCGACTTATCATTAGCCCAATTATTCGAGCAGCAAACGATTTATGCTCTAGCCAAACTATGTAAATCTCAACCAGAGACAGCAACAAAAAATATTGTACAAGTAACAGCATTCAGTCTAATCTCAGGAGCCGATCGCCAAAAGCTACCTGATGATGTTGAAGATGCTTTTCCACTGTCGGTTTTACAAGCTGGCATGATTTATCACACAGAACGTGATCCTGGCACAGATGTGTATCACGACCTGATGGGTTCACGGATTTGTTTACCATTGGTTTTAGGCGAATTACGCCAAGTATTGAAAGAGTTGAGTCAGCGACATCCTGTGTTAAGAACCAGCATTGCCTTGATGGGATTTAGCGAACCTCTCCAACTGATTCATCGAGATGTCACAATTCCCTTAATGGTGGAAGACCTCCAGCATCTGTCTTTTGTTGAACAAGAAAAGGTGATTGATGGATGGTTTATAGAAGAAAAGCAGCAAGGGTTCGATTGGCAAAAAGCACCCTTACTTTGCGTTAAGATACATCAACGCGATACAAACTGCTTCAACCTGACACTAAGCTTCCACCATATCATTCTTGAAGGTTGGAGTATTGCTATGTTGGTGACTGAGCTTTTCCAGCTTTATTTAGCAGCATTACGAAAAGAAACGACTCCCCTTGCACCACCTCCAGTCAGTCTTTTCAGAGATTTTGTGGCCACTGAGCAGCGTGTGGTTCAATCCGAAACAGCCAAAAACTATTGGATCAACAAATTTGCCGACAAACCTCTGTCCCAACTGCCTCGATGGCCTGCCTCTTACCGATCCAAGGATCAACCTGGTGTTTTGGAAATTAAGGTCCCCCTTGAATTATCTGAACGGCTGAAGCAACTTGCTTACACCGCAAGAGTCCCTTTCAAGAGCGTTTTGTTAGCAGCCCATCTTCGGATGCTGAAGCGACACTGCAACCAGTCTGAGATTACAACAGGGCTTGTGACTAATATCCGCCCTGAAACAGTAGATGCTGATCGTGTATTAGGACTCTATTTAAACACCCTACCATTCTATCTTAATCTATCTGGAGGTACCTGGATCGATTTAGTACAAGCAACCTTCAAAGCAGAACAAGAAGATATCGCTTTTCGTGAATATCCACTTGCTGAGCTCCAACGCCACCTAGGGCATTCTCCATTTGAGACAATTTTTAACATCGTCCATTTTCATGTGTATCAGGATTTGCTGGAGCATGAAGAGTTGAATGGTATTAACGAAAAGGTATTTCAGCGGACTAATTTCCCCTTGTTAACTAGCTTTGTTCTTGATCCTCGTTCAGCTCAGCTTGATCGAATTGTGATTGATTATGATGGACATGAGATTTGTTTTGAACAAGTCAAAGCTATAGGCGATAGCTACATTGGCATATTGGAAGCAATGGCTGCTCAACCAGAATCGCGCTATGAGATGCAAATACTTCCTCCGGCTTCACTACAGATGGCTGGGTTGGGTAAGCAAGATAATCTGGTAATTCCTGATAGTGAGGTTTGTTGCATTCACACTCTATTTGAAGATCAGGTTGAACGGACACCCGATGCGATCGCTCTAGCATTCCATGCAATCGAGTCCACACCTTCGATTGCAATCCATCTCAGTTATCGGGAACTTAATCAACGTGCCAATCAGCTAGCCCATTATCTAAAATCCTTCGGTGTTGGTACAGAAACGCTCGTCGGTATATGTGTAGAACGTACACCAGAAATGGTAGTTGGCATATTGGGTATCCTAAAAGCTGGTGGAGCATACATTCCTTTCGATCCCTGCTATCCACAAGCCCGTTTAGCGTTTATGCTAGAGGACGCGCAGATTCAGGTGATGATCACCCAATCCACTCTGCTGGAACGGCTACCTGAGTACAAAGGTTCAATTGTCTGTTTAGACACTGAGAAAGACCTAGTTCTCCAGCAGAGTCAAGAAAATCTCGTTGATAGTATCAAACCTACGAACTTAGCTTATGTTCTTTATACCTCAGGCTCTACTGGGCAGCCGAAGGGAGTTGCGATCGAACATCGTCAGACTGCCAACCTACTTTATTGGGCTAAGAATACCTTCCTATTGGAAGAGTTACGGGGGGTTTTGGCTGCAACGTCGCTAAATTTTGACCTTTCTGTATTTGAGATATTTGCGCCATTAAGTTGGGGAGGGAAAGTCATTGTCGCCGAGAATATTCTCCAACTACCATGTCTAGCTGACCAGGAAGTGATTACACTGATCAATACAGTCCCTTCTCTCATGACCAATTTTGTCATAGAGCATTTGCCAGCTTCAGTGCAGGTAGTCAATTTTGCTGGGGAATCACTTAAGGGTACACTCGTTCAGCAGATTTATGACAAAGGAACAGTGGATAAGGTCTTCAATCTGTATGGACCAACCGAGGCTACCACTTATGCAACTTGGGAACTGATAGAGAAGGGGCAGACCGATCCTTTGACAATTGGGAATCCGATTCGTGCAACCGAAGCCTATATCTTGGATGAACATCTACAACCTGTTCCGATTGGAGTTCCAGGAGAACTTCATCTTGGCGGTTTTGGCATAGCTCGAGGTTATTTGGAACGCACTGAGCTAACGGATGAGAAATTTATTCCGCACCCCTTTAGCCCCGAACCAGGCAACCGCTTATACAAGACAGGCGATCTTGCTCGCTATCTACCGGATAACACAATCGAATATCTGGGTCGCATCGATCACCAAGTCAAGATTCGTGGTTTTCGTATTGAACTTCAGGAAATTGAAGTAGTCCTTATGCGGCATACCAAAGTAAGCAACGCTGTGGTGATCGCTCGTCAAAATACTCTAGGTGCAACTTATATTACTGCATATCTGGTGACTAAAGAGACTCAACAGATACCTGCTTGTGAGCTTCGCAGTATTCTAAAAATGTATTTACCTAATTATATGATGCCAGAGTTTTTTGTGACACTTGATGCGTTGCCATTAAAAACAAATGGCAAGATTGATTATCAATCTCTTCCAGTCCCTGTACAGATACAAAGTAGCGTGAAATTAGAATATGTCGCTCCCAGAACATTAGATGAACAAAAACTGGCAAGTATTTGGGAAGACTTGCTATCCATTGAAAACGTTGGTGTAAACGACAACTTTTTTGAGTTGGGGGGGCATTCAATTTTAGGTATGGAAATGATTGCGCGGGCGTTTCATCAAGGTTTGCAATTAACAATTAAGCAGCTTTACCAAACACCAACAATTGCGGCGATGCTAGGAAAATCTATTCAATAA